A stretch of DNA from Thermoanaerobaculia bacterium:
GGCACCTCCTGCAGGAGCTCAAGCCCGGCAGCGGCAAAGTCGAGTTCAAGCGGGCCCGGTTCAACGAGATCACGAAGAAGGCGGTCCAGGCCGCCGTCGAGAACGCCGGCTCGATCGACGAGGACCGTGTCGACGCGCAGCAGGCGCGCCGCATCATCGACCGGCTCGTCGGGTACGAAGTCTCCGATCTCCTCTGGAAGAAGATCTGGCGCGGGCTCTCGGCCGGGCGCGTCCAGACGGTCGCGCTGCGGATCATCTGCGAGCGCGAGAAGGAGATCGAAGCGTTCGTCGCCGTCGAGTACTGGACGCTCGATGCGCGGCTTGCCGCCGCGACCGATGCGCGGCTTGCCGTCGCGACCGACGCGAAGCTCGCCGCCGCGGCGCCTCCCGAGTTTCCCGCGCGGCTCTTCTCGTGGGACGGGGAGAAGCTGAAGTTCGACGGCACGGATCCGAAGCTCGCCGACGGGGAAGCGGCCGCGCGGATCCGGCGCGAGATCGAGTCGGTGCCCTGGATCGTCGAGCGCGTCGAGAAGACCGAGCGGAAGAAGTCCTCGCCGCCGCCCTTCATCACGTCACAGCTCCAGCAGGCGGCCTCGCGGCGGCTCGGCTTTTCGGTCCGGCGCACGATGCAGATCGCGCAGCGGCTCTACGAGGGGCGGGAGGTGCCGGGTCGGGGCACCGTGGGTCTCATCACCTACATGCGGACCGACTCGACGCGCACGTCCGACGACGCGCTCACGGCCGTGCGCGACCACATTCTCCGCGTCTACGGCGCCGACCACCTCCCGGAATCGCCGCGCTTCTTCAAGTCGCGCGCCGGAGCGCAGGAAGCGCACGAGGCGATCCGTCCGACGATGATGGACCTGCCGCCCTCGGCGGTGGCGGGCTCGCTCTCGTCGGAAGAGGCGAAGCTCTATCGCCTCATCTGGGAGCGCTTCGTCGCCTCCCAGATGAACCCGGCCGTCTACGACGTGGTGACGGCCGACGTCGCGGCGGGGAAGGCGCGCTACCGCGCATCCGGATCGACGGTGAGGTTCCCGGGGTATCTCGCCGTGTACGGCGTCGCGGGAGACGACGAAGAATCGGCCGAGAAGGAAAGCGGCTCGGCGGTCCCGCCGCTCGCCGAAGGCGAGACCGTGCGGCTCGTCGGGCTCGCCCCGGAGCAGCATTTCACGCAGCCGCCGCCGCGCTTCAACGAGGCTTCGCTCGTGAAGTACATGGAAGAGAACGGCATCGGCCGCCCCTCGACGTACGCCGAGATCCTGCGCAAGATCGAGGACCGCGAGTACGTCCGCAAGAAGGACAAGCGCTTCTACCCGACGACCCTCGGACGCGTCGTGATCGAGATGCTGATCCCGTACTTCGACGACTTCTTCGAGACGGGTTACACGGCGCGCCTCGAGGAGGAGCTCGACCGGGTCGAGGAGGGGAAGATCGCCTGGACGAAAGCGCTCGCCGACTTCGACAAGAAATTCAGCAAGGACCGCGATCGCGCGCTCGCGAAAATGGGTTCCCAGAAGGCGGGGATCCCGCTCCGCGACGCGCGGAAAGCGTTCGGATTCGCCCTCGTCCCCGAGATCGCCGACACCTGCCCCAACGACGGCAAGCCCCTGAAGATCCGGATGGGGAAGAACGGCCTCTTCATCGCCTGCTCGGGATATCCCGACTGCGAGTTCACGTACCACGTCCCGGAAACCGAGGAGGACGCCACCGACCTCTCGGAATACGAGAACCAGACGTGCGAGGAGTGCGGCTCGCCGATGAAGCTCCGGCAGGCCGGCGACCGCCCGTTCCTCGGCTGCTCGGCCTACCCGAAGTGCCGCAACACGGTCGCGATCGCCGCGGCGGCGAGCCGGGCGGCATCGGAGCCGCAGCCGACGGGAGAGAAGTGCCCGGAGTGCGGAGGCGACCTCGTGAAGAAGCGGGGCCGCTTCGGCGAGTTCGTCGCGTGCGGGAACTATCCCAAGTGCAAGTACCGCCCCCCGAAGCCGGTCGTCGAGACCGGGGTGGCGTGCCCGAAGGACGGCGGAAGGATCATCGAGCGCCGCGGCCGCTTCGGGTTCTTCTATCCGTGCGCCAACTATCCGAAATGCGACTTCGCGTTCCGGAACAAGCCCGTCCCCGAGGCCTGCCCGAACTGCGGACGCCCCTACCTGCTCCAGAAGAGCACGAAGAAGGAGGGGACGTTTCTCTTCTGCGACAACCCGGAATGCGGCTACAGGAGAAACCTGGCCCGGTAACCGCATCTTGCCCTTACAATGACGTCCAAACGGAGGAGACGTGAGCGCATCGGACCGGCTGTCGTGCACGGCGTGCGGCAAGGAAGGGGTCATCTACATGTTCGAAGGGTCCCCCTACTGCCCTTCATGCCTGTCGAAGAAGCGGCCGCCGCTGCGCTACACGGGACCCGAGCGCCGGCGCCGTCAGGCGCCGACCATGTATCTCCGCCGCGAAGGCGACTTCAAGGGGAAGAAGCCCGCGAAGGGATGACGGAGATCTGAAATGACTCCTCCTCCTTCGGCGTGCGCGATGTGCGGAAAAGGAGGGCTCCTCTATCTCGTCGAGGGGAACCCGTACTGTCCCTCCTGCATGTACGAGAAGCATCCTCCGCTCGGGTACGAAGGGCCCGAGCGCCGGCGCAATCCCGTGGCGACGCCGTTCACGCGGCGCGCCAAGGACGGACGAAGGCGACCCCGATAGTTTCCCGGATCGGAATTCGGTTGCGGCGCCGGCCGGTGGCCGCGCCTACAAAATCGCGAACGCCCGGACCGGGAAAGTCCCGAACCCGCGCACTTTCGGCGGGACCGCGAAGAATCGGAAACCGGAATCGGGGAGCGCCGCGAGCCCCGTCAGGTGCTCGACGACCGGGATCCCGCGGGCGAGCAGCGCCGAATGCGCGGGGCGCTCGCCGCCGTCGATCGAGTCGACGTTGACCGAGTCGATGCCGACGAGGGCGGCGCCGCTCTCCGCGAGCCAGGCGGCCGCGCCGGCGGTCAGGTGCGGGTTCCTCTCGAAGTACGCCGGCGTCCCCCAGTGCCGGTCGAAGCCGGTGTGCACGAGGACGGCGCGGCCGGCGACGTCGAGCGTCTCGAACGCGTCCGCGCCGATCGCGCGCGCGGAGCCTGCGGCGCGGAGGACGATCCCGGGCAGGTCCGCGAGGCTCGAAAGCGGCAGCTCCGCGAGGTCGGCGCCCCCCGCGTAGCGGTGGAACGGCGAATCGAGATAGGTGCCGGTGTTTCCGACCATCGTGATCCGCCCGATCTGGAACTCGGTCCCGGGCGCGTAGCGCCGGCGCGATTCCTCGCGGCCGAGAAAGTCGGAGATCTCGGGCGCCGGAAGGCCGGGATACGTGAGCGTCCCGTGCTCGATCGTGTGGCTGAGCTCGACGAAGCGGCTCACCGCGTTCGCCGCCTCAGTCGACCTTCAGGACCGCGAGGAACGCCTCCTGCGGGATGTCGACGCGTCCGACGCGCTTCATGCGCTTCTTCCCCTCCTTCTGCTTCTCGAGGAGCTTGCGCTTGCGGGTGATGTCGCCGCCGTAGCACTTGGCGATCACGTTTTTGCGCAGCGGCGAGATCGTCTCGCGGGCGACGATCTTCGCGCCGATGGCGGCCTGAATCGCGACTTCGAACATCTGCCGCGGGATGATCTCGCGCATCTTCCGGGCGAGCTCGCGCCCCTTCTGGGAGGCCTCCTCCGCGTGGACGATGAGCGACAGCGCGTCGACCGGCTCTCCGTTGACGAGGATGTCGAGCTTGACGAGCTTTCCCTCCCGGTAGCCGGAGAGCTGGTAGTCGAAAGACGCGTACCCCTTCGAGAGCGACTTCAGCTTGTCGTAGAAGTCGAGGACGATTTCGTTCAACGGGAAGTCGTAGGTGAGGACGACGCGGTTGGCCGAGAGGTATTCCATCGATTGCTGCGTGCCGCGCCGCTCCTCGCAGAGCTTCAGGAGGCCGCCGAGGAAATCGTCGCGGGTGATGATCGTCGCCGTGATGAACGGTTCGTCGATCCTCTCGATGTTCTGGGGCGGCGGGAGCTTCGCGGGGTTGTCGACCTCGAGCAAGTCGCCCGACGTCGTCCGCACGCGGTAGTTCACCGACGGCGCGGTCGTGATGAGCTCCAGGTTGAATTCGCGCTCGAGGCGCTCCTGGACGATGTCCATGTGGAGGAGCCCGAGGAACCCGCAGCGGAATCCGAAGCCGAGCGCCGTCGAGGTCTCCGGCTCCCAGGAGAACGAGGCGTCGTTCAACCGGAGCTTCTCCATCGCGTCGCGGAGCGCCGGGTAGTCGCCGGCATCGGTCGGGAAGAGGCCCGAGAAGACCATCGGCTTGGCTTCCTCGAACCCGGGAAGAGGCTCCGCCGTGGGATGCCGAGCGTCGGTGATCGTGTCGCCGATCTTCGTGGAATGCAGGTCCTTGATGTTCGCCCAGAGAAAGCCCACTTCTCCCACCGAGAGGGCCTCGACCTTCTCCGGTTTCGGAGAGAAGATCCCGACCTCTTCGACCTCGACCTCCTGGCCGGTGTTCATGAACCGGATCTTCTTCCCCGCCGCGAGCGTCCCGTCGAGGACGCGCACGAGGGACGTGACGCCGCGGTAGGGGTCGTACCAGGAGTCGAAGAGCAGGGCTTTCAGGGGCGCCTTCGGATCTCCCTTCGGGGGCGGGATCCGCTCGACGATGCGCTCGAGGACCTCCGCCACCCCCGTGCCCTGCTTGGCCGAGACGAGGACCGCGTCGTGCGCGGGCAGACCCACGACCTGCTCGATCTGCTCCTTCGCCTTGTCCGGCTCGGCCGACGGCAGGTCGATCTTGTTGATGATGGGCACGATCTCGAGATTGTTGTGGATCGCCAGATACGCGTTGGCGAGCGTCTGCGCCTCGACTCCCTGGGTCGCGTCGACGACGAGCACGGCCCCCTCGCAGGCGGCGAGCGACCGGGAGACCTCGTAGGAGAAGTCGACGTGGCCGGGCGTGTCGATCAGGTTGAACGTGTAGGTCTTCCCGTCTTGCGCCGGGTAGTGGAGCGTGACGGACCGCGCCTTGATCGTGATCCCGCGCTCCTGCTCGAGCTCCATGTCGTCGAGCATCTGTTCTCCCATCTCGCGGGCGGACACCGCCCCGCAGAGCTGGAGGATGCGGTCGGAGAGCGTCGTCTTGCCGTGGTCGATGTGCGCCACGATCGAGAAGTTGCGGATGAGACGCGGGTCGGTCATGAGAACCCGTAATCATATGGGAAAAAGGAAGATCCGCGCGAGCCGCGCCGCGTCCTCGGCGCTACGTAAAGGCGAAGAGCCTCGCCCGCGGGAATTCGATCGTGCGGGCAATGATCTCGCGCGAGCGGGCGTCTTCGTCGAGGAAGTCGAAGGCCCCGGCGCCGAGTTGAAGCGGACGAGCCGCTTAACTCGGCGCTGTCAGAAGAGGCGCGCCCTCAAGAATTGAATCGTCCTCGCGATGATCTCGCGCGACCGGGTATCGTCGTCGAGGAAATCGAAGCCGTGGCGGCCCTTCGGATGGTTCATCACGTCGATCTCCGCGTTGGCCGCGAGGGCCTCCGCGACGAACCGGTCGATCGAGGCGTTCAGGAACGGGTGGTCGAGGCCGGCTCGCGCGACGAGGACGGGCGCCGTGCGCCCGCCTTCGGCACGCACGTGGTGGGCGGGGGAGAAGTCGCGCCGCAGGTCGTCGGTAATCGCTGGAGACCCGCCGGGAGGCTTCTCCCGGACGTCGAGGGCGGCGTAGTAGGCGACGACCGCCCGAACGAATGGCGGCGCCCCCTTCAGGGCGAGCGAAAGGAGCGGTCCGCCTCCTGAGAAAGCCCAGACTGCGAGGCGGTCCCGGTCGATCCCGAGCGCGTCGGCGTGCTCCCGGACGTGCGCGAGCGCGGCGGCGACGTCGTCGGCCGCGTCGGTCATGCGTTCGGGCGCGAGGAACCGGTGATCGAAGGTCGCCGCCGCCAGGCCGGAAGCGGCGAGAAGCCGGCCCCACGACGTGAAAACGGCCATGTTCTTCGCGCCGAGCTTCGGGATCGGACCCCCATGGATCATCAGGACGAGCGGACGCGCGCCCTCTGTGCCACGAGCGGGGCGGTAGACGTCCATCCTCAGCGCTTCGCCGCCGGGGGAGATGTAGACGCGGTCCCTCTCGACGGTGACATCTTCCATCCCCGGCACCCGGTAAACGACCTCCATCCGGATGATTTGTTCGAACGCCGGCATTACCGCCATCACGGCTCCTTCACGCCGAGATGGAGCCGAATCACGCGCGTGAGATCCGCCTCGAGAGCGCGGTCGCTTCGCTTCGGGGCGAGCGCGCCTTCCTCGAAGACGATCGCGTCTCGCGTCACGCTGTCCGCGATCTGCAGCGCGAACGGGACCGCCTCTTCGGGCCGCGGGTGGCCCATGTCGCCGCGCCGCGCGAGGAGCATTTCCGTGATGCGTCCGACGAGGCGGCGATTCAGCCGGACGCTCCGCTTCGCGAAATCGGAGCCGGGATTGGCCCGCGCATGAAGGACGAGCGCGCGCAGGAGGCCGCGGCGTTCCCGGCGCTTTGCGACGAGGCGGCCGACGAACGCGTCGAGGATCTCCCCGGCGCCCGCGCGCTCCCATCGCTCGTCGGCGAGGAAATCCCTCCACGACGTCCGGCCCGCCTCGAAGAGCCGCTCGTCGAGCTCCCGCAGCAGGGCCTCCTTGTTCCCGAATCGCGCGTAGAACGCTCCCACGGACGACCCGGCCCGTTTCACGAGCTCGGCGACCGTCGCCTCCTCGAATCGGCGCTCGGCGAGGAGCTCTGCGGCGGCGGTCATCAGGCGGTCGAGCGTCGCGCGGCTGCGCGCCTGGCGGGGAAGCCGCAGCCCGCGGAGGGAGCCGGGTTCGGAACGGGCAGGCACGATTACGAATTAGAATTCCAGTTCTGCTTTGTGTCAAGCGACGCGCGGGGGCCCCTTGACAGGTTTGCTAGGGTGGAATCGAGGCGAGCCGACGCGTCGGACTCGCCTCGATGTTTTGTGAGGAAGGATTTCCATGGACAACGTTCGAAGAATCGCCCGCGTGATCGAGCCGATGGAGACGATGGACGGCGCGGGCGTGCGCCTGCGCCGCAGCATCGCCACACCGGTCCTCGACTACCTCGACCCGTTCCTGCTCCTCGACCACTTCGGATCCGAAGACCCCGACGAGTACATGGCGGGCTTCCCGATGCACCCCCACCGGGGGATCGAGACGGTCACCTACATGCTCGACGGCGTCGTCGCCCATCGCGACACGATGGGGCACGCGGGGGAGGTCGGGCCCGGCGACATCCAGTGGATGTCGGCGGGAGGCGGGCTGCAGCACGAGGAGATGCCGCAGATCCGAAAGGGAAGACTCGAGGGCTTCCAGCTCTGGGTCAACCTTCCGGCCAGGCTCAAGATGTCGAAGCCGAGCTACCAGGAAGTGGGAGACCGGAAGATTCCGGAGGTCGCGCACGGGAACGCGAAGATCCGGGTCGTGGCCGGGAAGGTCGGCGACGTCGAGGGGGCGATCGCCGACATCGCGGCGAACCCCACGTACCTCGACGTGACGCTCCCCCGGCGGGAGAGCTTCGAGTATCCGGTCCCGCGCGGCCACGCGGCGTTCGCCTATCTCTTTCGGGGGGACGGGGTTATCGACGGACGGCCGATCGCCTCGCCCAGGCTCGTCGTCTTCTCCGACGGCGACTCGGTCGCGGTGCGGGCGGGCGACGAGGGCGCGCGGTTCCTTCTCGTCTCGGGGAAGCCCTTGAACGAGCCGGTCGCCCGGTACGGGCCGTTCGTGATGAACACGCGGGGGGAGATCGAGAAGGCGCTGTCGGACCTCAGGCGCGGATGCTTCGAGTGGAGAGCGTGAGCAAGCGCGGACCATGCATCGAGCCGGACGGGCGCGTGCCACCCGCGGTCGCCCTCCGACGTACGCCGACGGTACGCCTGCGGGCGCCGCGGGCGGCCCGCATCCCGTCGGGCTCGCGCCTGGCCGCGCCTCGAATTCGACCCACCGAACCGAGGCGGCCGGGTCCCCGCGCCCGTCTTCCGGCACGTCTCGACGCGCCTCACCGGGAAAGCCGCCTGACTCGGGAGCGTCAGAAGCCGCGAGTCCCGGTACTCGACGCGAAGTAGACTCGGGGCATGATGAATGCCCATTCGGAGAAGGACGCCGTCGGGGCGCCGGTGCCGCCCCCCGCCGTCCTCGCCGTCGCGATCCTCCTGGGATTCCTCGTCAACGTATGGAAGCCGTTCGCGCTGCCGATTCCGATCGTGGCCGCACGCGTCGCCGGCGGAATCCTGCTGCTCGGCGGCTTTGCGCTCGGGCTCGCCGCGGTTCGCGCGCTCGCGCGGGGCGGGTCGAGCCCGCTCCCGCATCGCCCGTCGGGGGCGCTCGTCGCGGAAGGACTCTACCGCTGGACACGAAACCCGATCTATCTCTCGATGGCGGTCCTGATCGCGGGGGTCGCCGTCCTCGCCCGGAGCGGCTGGCATCTCGTGATGCTCGTGATCTTCGTCGTCGTCGTCGATCGCACGCAGATCCGCCGCGAGGAGAGGTATCTCGAGGGGAAATTCGGGGTGGAATTCCGGGAGTATGAGCGGCGCGTCCGCCGTTGGATTTGACCATCGCGGAAGCGTGCTCGCGGACCGGGAGCGCGTGACGCCGGTGCGGCTCTTCGAACGAGATCGGACGGCGTCATCTCGCGCGGCACGAGCCGCTCTTTCTCCAGGCGGAAC
This window harbors:
- a CDS encoding cyclase family protein: MSRFVELSHTIEHGTLTYPGLPAPEISDFLGREESRRRYAPGTEFQIGRITMVGNTGTYLDSPFHRYAGGADLAELPLSSLADLPGIVLRAAGSARAIGADAFETLDVAGRAVLVHTGFDRHWGTPAYFERNPHLTAGAAAWLAESGAALVGIDSVNVDSIDGGERPAHSALLARGIPVVEHLTGLAALPDSGFRFFAVPPKVRGFGTFPVRAFAIL
- a CDS encoding isoprenylcysteine carboxylmethyltransferase family protein, with the protein product MNAHSEKDAVGAPVPPPAVLAVAILLGFLVNVWKPFALPIPIVAARVAGGILLLGGFALGLAAVRALARGGSSPLPHRPSGALVAEGLYRWTRNPIYLSMAVLIAGVAVLARSGWHLVMLVIFVVVVDRTQIRREERYLEGKFGVEFREYERRVRRWI
- a CDS encoding pirin family protein produces the protein MDNVRRIARVIEPMETMDGAGVRLRRSIATPVLDYLDPFLLLDHFGSEDPDEYMAGFPMHPHRGIETVTYMLDGVVAHRDTMGHAGEVGPGDIQWMSAGGGLQHEEMPQIRKGRLEGFQLWVNLPARLKMSKPSYQEVGDRKIPEVAHGNAKIRVVAGKVGDVEGAIADIAANPTYLDVTLPRRESFEYPVPRGHAAFAYLFRGDGVIDGRPIASPRLVVFSDGDSVAVRAGDEGARFLLVSGKPLNEPVARYGPFVMNTRGEIEKALSDLRRGCFEWRA
- a CDS encoding alpha/beta hydrolase, with product MAVMPAFEQIIRMEVVYRVPGMEDVTVERDRVYISPGGEALRMDVYRPARGTEGARPLVLMIHGGPIPKLGAKNMAVFTSWGRLLAASGLAAATFDHRFLAPERMTDAADDVAAALAHVREHADALGIDRDRLAVWAFSGGGPLLSLALKGAPPFVRAVVAYYAALDVREKPPGGSPAITDDLRRDFSPAHHVRAEGGRTAPVLVARAGLDHPFLNASIDRFVAEALAANAEIDVMNHPKGRHGFDFLDDDTRSREIIARTIQFLRARLF
- the topA gene encoding type I DNA topoisomerase, yielding MVKSLVIVESPAKARTLEKFLGKDFKVLASYGHVRDLPRKGLGVDRENGYKPTYEVLKGKEKTLGDLKKAARASDRVYLAADPDREGEAISWHLLQELKPGSGKVEFKRARFNEITKKAVQAAVENAGSIDEDRVDAQQARRIIDRLVGYEVSDLLWKKIWRGLSAGRVQTVALRIICEREKEIEAFVAVEYWTLDARLAAATDARLAVATDAKLAAAAPPEFPARLFSWDGEKLKFDGTDPKLADGEAAARIRREIESVPWIVERVEKTERKKSSPPPFITSQLQQAASRRLGFSVRRTMQIAQRLYEGREVPGRGTVGLITYMRTDSTRTSDDALTAVRDHILRVYGADHLPESPRFFKSRAGAQEAHEAIRPTMMDLPPSAVAGSLSSEEAKLYRLIWERFVASQMNPAVYDVVTADVAAGKARYRASGSTVRFPGYLAVYGVAGDDEESAEKESGSAVPPLAEGETVRLVGLAPEQHFTQPPPRFNEASLVKYMEENGIGRPSTYAEILRKIEDREYVRKKDKRFYPTTLGRVVIEMLIPYFDDFFETGYTARLEEELDRVEEGKIAWTKALADFDKKFSKDRDRALAKMGSQKAGIPLRDARKAFGFALVPEIADTCPNDGKPLKIRMGKNGLFIACSGYPDCEFTYHVPETEEDATDLSEYENQTCEECGSPMKLRQAGDRPFLGCSAYPKCRNTVAIAAAASRAASEPQPTGEKCPECGGDLVKKRGRFGEFVACGNYPKCKYRPPKPVVETGVACPKDGGRIIERRGRFGFFYPCANYPKCDFAFRNKPVPEACPNCGRPYLLQKSTKKEGTFLFCDNPECGYRRNLAR
- a CDS encoding helix-turn-helix domain-containing protein; this encodes MPARSEPGSLRGLRLPRQARSRATLDRLMTAAAELLAERRFEEATVAELVKRAGSSVGAFYARFGNKEALLRELDERLFEAGRTSWRDFLADERWERAGAGEILDAFVGRLVAKRRERRGLLRALVLHARANPGSDFAKRSVRLNRRLVGRITEMLLARRGDMGHPRPEEAVPFALQIADSVTRDAIVFEEGALAPKRSDRALEADLTRVIRLHLGVKEP
- the lepA gene encoding translation elongation factor 4, with translation MTDPRLIRNFSIVAHIDHGKTTLSDRILQLCGAVSAREMGEQMLDDMELEQERGITIKARSVTLHYPAQDGKTYTFNLIDTPGHVDFSYEVSRSLAACEGAVLVVDATQGVEAQTLANAYLAIHNNLEIVPIINKIDLPSAEPDKAKEQIEQVVGLPAHDAVLVSAKQGTGVAEVLERIVERIPPPKGDPKAPLKALLFDSWYDPYRGVTSLVRVLDGTLAAGKKIRFMNTGQEVEVEEVGIFSPKPEKVEALSVGEVGFLWANIKDLHSTKIGDTITDARHPTAEPLPGFEEAKPMVFSGLFPTDAGDYPALRDAMEKLRLNDASFSWEPETSTALGFGFRCGFLGLLHMDIVQERLEREFNLELITTAPSVNYRVRTTSGDLLEVDNPAKLPPPQNIERIDEPFITATIITRDDFLGGLLKLCEERRGTQQSMEYLSANRVVLTYDFPLNEIVLDFYDKLKSLSKGYASFDYQLSGYREGKLVKLDILVNGEPVDALSLIVHAEEASQKGRELARKMREIIPRQMFEVAIQAAIGAKIVARETISPLRKNVIAKCYGGDITRKRKLLEKQKEGKKRMKRVGRVDIPQEAFLAVLKVD